One segment of Capnocytophaga sp. oral taxon 878 DNA contains the following:
- a CDS encoding SMI1/KNR4 family protein, with protein sequence MKKSLENLLEKQGITLLNTLSKEERRARTETIKARYREAGYDDLPHELVTFLTIFDGKDIKRNDGYMAFIYSQNLPTRQEMLYYESDAGVTELIPFGDVNADEVLCIDSVGSVWGVLDLSSWTPRKTYHYFYGGDLYTAIENMIKGKVEETIIRP encoded by the coding sequence ATGAAAAAATCATTAGAAAACCTTTTAGAAAAGCAAGGTATTACCTTACTCAATACTCTCTCTAAAGAAGAGCGACGCGCTCGTACCGAAACTATCAAAGCGCGCTATCGCGAGGCAGGTTATGACGATTTGCCTCACGAACTCGTCACTTTCCTTACCATATTCGACGGCAAGGATATCAAGCGCAACGACGGCTATATGGCTTTTATATACTCACAAAACCTCCCTACTCGCCAAGAGATGCTATACTACGAATCCGATGCAGGAGTTACCGAGCTTATTCCCTTTGGCGATGTCAATGCCGATGAAGTTCTCTGTATCGATAGTGTAGGTAGTGTATGGGGTGTGCTTGACCTTTCCTCTTGGACGCCTCGCAAAACCTATCACTATTTCTATGGAGGTGACCTCTATACCGCTATTGAAAATATGATCAAAGGCAAAGTAGAAGAAACAATTATACGACCTTAA